The Cuculus canorus isolate bCucCan1 chromosome 16, bCucCan1.pri, whole genome shotgun sequence genome includes a region encoding these proteins:
- the LOC104059355 gene encoding CMP-N-acetylneuraminate-beta-galactosamide-alpha-2,3-sialyltransferase 2, with product MLRQRHTQVVLALCLLLVLWQCFRAPTDGLGPFLWAPTLRDLPDAHCTAGTMGSAWFNAHYNTAMGPLLTSTAHELSSDVVQWWLTLQGPPSDVHLQAVMQQLFTVLPAPTGSVWDPSRCRTCAVVGNSGRLNGSGHGLRIDAHDWVLRMNRAKITGFELDVGMRTTHHFMYPESAVNLGPGVHLVLIPFKPLDLQWVASAFSTGELTHTYVRVKQFIKADRDKVLILSPAFLKYIHDNWTGRQGRYPSTGFTALLFALHTCQQVSVFGFGADSEGNWHHYWERNRWSGAFRRTRVHNADVEFSLIQRLAAEGRILFYK from the exons ATGCTGCGCCAGAGGCACACACAGGTGGTGCTGgccctgtgcctgctgctggtCCTATGGCAATGTTTCCGAGCACCCACAGATGGCCTCGGCCCCTTCCTCTGGGCTCCAACCCTCCGCGACCTCCCTGATGCCCATTGCACTGCTGGCACCATGGGATCCGCATGGTTCAACGCCCACTACAACACAGCTATGGGGCCTCTGCTGACCAGCACAGCCCATGAACTCTCCTCTGACGTGGTTCAGTGGTGGCTG ACCCTGCAGGGTCCCCCCAGTGATGTCCATCTCCAGGCCGTAATGCAGCAGCTCTTCACTGTCCTCCCGGCCCCAACTGGCAGTGTGTGGGATCCGTCTCGCTGCAGGACTTGTGCGGTGGTGGGGAACTCGGGACGGCTGAACGGCTCTGGCCATGGGCTGCGGATTGATGCCCACGACTGGGTGCTGAG GATGAACAGAGCAAAGATCACTGGCTTTGAGCTGGATGTTGGCATGAGAACAACTCATCACTTCATGTACCCAGAGAGTGCAGTGAACCTCGGTCCTGGTGTCCACCTCGTCCTCATCCCCTTCAAGCCACTGGACCTGCAGTGGGTGGCCAGCGCCTTCTCCACTGGAGAGCTCACGCA TACATACGTCAGAGTGAAACAGTTCATCAAAGCTGACAGAGACAAG GTGCTCATCCTGAGCCCAGCTTTCCTCAAGTACATCCACGACAACTGGACGGGGCGGCAGGGCCGGTACCCCTCCACTGGCTTCACTGCCCTGCTCTTCGCCCTGCACACCTGCCAGCAG GTCTCCGTGTTCGGCTTCGGAGCGGACAGCGAAGGGAACTGGCACCACTACTGGGAGAGAAACCGCTGGTCCGGAGCTTTTCGCAGGACAAGGGTCCACAATGCTGATGTCGAGTTCAGCCTCATCCAGAGACTGGCAGCTGAAGGCAGGATTTTGTTCTACAAATGA